From Rhododendron vialii isolate Sample 1 chromosome 10a, ASM3025357v1, the proteins below share one genomic window:
- the LOC131304204 gene encoding leucine-rich repeat receptor-like serine/threonine-protein kinase BAM1 isoform X1 has product MRHNPENKMRFLLPLLLLLLHHYSAAARTPRTSEAQALLSLKSSITSDPSSFLSSWTPSTDHCSWPGVTCNSRRHVTSINLSNRNITGTLPPTLSHLTSLLNLSLSSNQLTGPIPPSLSLLPSLKHLNLSNNVFNSTFPPQLSNLTSLITLDLYNNNMTGPLPVTISRIATLRHLHLGGNYFEGTIPPEYGSFPSLEYLAVSGNELSGVIPPEIGNLSSLREFYVGYYNNFSGGVPPEIGNLTQLLRFDGANCGLSGEIPPAIGRLQNLDTLFLQVNSLSGSLPTELGYLKSLKSMDLSNNMFVGEIPSSFLMLKNLTLLNLFRNKLHGSVPEFIGDLPALEVLQLWENNFTGSVPKNLGTNQMLQIVDLSSNKLTGFLPPYLCSGNRLQTLIVLGNFLLGPVPESLGECESLSRLRMGENYLNGSIPKGLLSLPKLTQVELQDNLLSGEFPATEWVSVSLGQLSLSNNQLTGVLPATIGNFSGVQKLLLDGNRFSGPIPPQIGRLQQLSKIDFSGNGFSGPIAKEISQCGLLTFVDLSRNQLSGEIPTEITGMRILDYLNLSRNELVGSIPASIASMQSLTSVDFSYNNLSGLVPETGQFSFFNATSFVGNPNLCGPYLGPCKIGIVNSTHQGHVKGSFSASLKLLLVIGLLVCSIAFAIAAILKARSLKKASDARAWKLTAFQRLDFTCDDVLDCLKEDNIIGKGGAGIVYKGVMPNGDEVAVKRLPAMTRGSSHDHGFNAEIKTLGRIRHRHIVRLLGFCSNHETNLLVYEYMPNGSLGEVLHGKKGGHLDWDTRYKIAVEAAKGLCYLHHDCSPLILHRDVKSNNILLDSGFEAHVADFGLAKFLQDSGTSECMSAIAGSYGYIAPEYAYTLKVDEKSDVYSFGVVLLELVSGRKPVGEFGDGVDIVQWVRKMTDGNKEGVLKILDPRLPTVPLHEVMHVFYVALLCVEEQAVERPTMREVVQILTELPKPPQNPNAVIEASSPNAAPKDTKENHQSPPADLLSI; this is encoded by the exons ATGCGACACAACCCAGAAAACAAAATGCGattcctcctccccctcctcctcctcctcctccaccactacTCCGCCGCCGCCAGAACCCCTCGCACCTCCGAAGCCCAAGCCCTCCTCTCCCTAAAATCCTCCATCACCTCCGACCCCTCATCCTTCCTCTCCTCCTGGACCCCCTCCACCGACCACTGCTCCTGGCCCGGAGTCACCTGCAACTCCCGCCGCCACGTCACCTCCATCAACCTCTCCAACCGCAACATCACCGGCACCCTTCCCCCAACCCTCTCCCACCTCACCTCCCTcctcaacctctctctctcctccaaccAGCTCACCGGCCCCATCcccccttccctctctctcctcccttcccTCAAACACCTCAACCTCTCCAACAACGTCTTCAACTCCACCTTCCCCCCACAGCTCTCCAACCTCACCTCCCTCATTACCCTCGACCTCTACAACAACAACATGACCGGGCCCCTCCCTGTAACCATTTCAAGAATCGCCACCCTCCGCCACCTCCACCTCGGCGGGAACTACTTCGAAGGCACCATCCCGCCCGAATACGGTTCCTTCCCGTCGCTGGAATACCTAGCTGTGTCTGGAAACGAATTGTCTGGAGTCATCCCGCCCGAAATCGGAAACCTATCGAGTCTCCGGGAGTTTTATGTAGGGTACTACAACAATTTTTCCGGCGGTGTACCACCGGAGATAGGAAATTTGACACAACTGCTTCGGTTCGACGGGGCCAACTGCGGACTCTCCGGGGAGATTCCCCCGGCGATCGGCAGGCTCCAGAACCTCGACACCCTGTTCCTTCAGGTGAATTCTCTGTCCGGGTCGTTACCGACGGAGCTGGGGTACCTGAAGAGCTTGAAATCTATGGATCTGTCGAATAATATGTTTGTTGGAGAGATACCCAGCTCATTCTTGATGCTGAAGAACCTGACCCTCTTGAATCTTTTCAGAAACAAGCTGCACGGGTCGGTGCCGGAGTTCATCGGGGACTTACCGGCGTTGGAAGTTTTACAGCTTTGGGAGAATAATTTTACCGGGAGTGTTCCGAAGAATCTGGGGACTAATCAGATGCTTCAGATCGTGGACTTGTCGTCGAACAAGTTGACGGGTTTTTTACCGCCGTATCTGTGCTCCGGCAATAGGCTTCAAACGCTGATTGTTTTGGGGAACTTTTTACTGGGCCCGGTGCCGGAGTCGCTGGGGGAGTGTGAGTCGCTGAGTCGACTCAGAATGGGGGAGAATTACCTCAACGGGTCGATACCGAAGGGGCTGCTGAGCCTGCCTAAGTTAACCCAGGTTGAGCTCCAGGATAATCTGCTCTCCGGGGAGTTTCCGGCGACGGAGTGGGTGTCGGTCAGTCTGGGTCAGCTCAGCCTGTCGAACAATCAGCTCACGGGGGTGTTACCGGCGACTATTGGAAACTTTTCGGGTGTTCAGAAGCTGTTGCTGGACGGGAACCGGTTCTCGGGTCCAATCCCGCCGCAAATCGGCCGGTTACAGCAGCTTTCGAAGATTGATTTCAGCGGTAATGGGTTTTCCGGTCCGATCGCGAAGGAAATCAGCCAATGCGGTCTGTTGACGTTCGTCGATCTCAGCCGGAATCAGCTTTCCGGCGAAATCCCGACTGAAATCACAG GTATGCGGATACTCGACTACCTGAATTTGTCCAGAAACGAATTGGTGGGAAGCATTCCTGCTTCCATAGCTTCAATGCAAAGCCTTACTTCAGTTGATTTTTCGTACAACAACCTATCTGGGTTAGTTCCTGAAACTGGTCAATTCAGTTTCTTCAATGCAACTTCTTTTGTCGGCAACCCGAATCTCTGTGGCCCGTATTTGGGTCCTTGTAAAATTGGGATTGTAAATAGTACGCACCAAGGACACGTTAAGGGCTCATTCTCAGCTTCTCTGAAGCTCCTTCTTGTAATTGGGTTACTCGTTTGTTCAATAGCTTTCGCAATTGCTGCGATATTGAAGGCTAGATCTCTAAAGAAAGCGAGCGATGCTAGGGCTTGGAAGCTCACGGCTTTCCAACGCTTGGATTTCACTTGTGATGATGTCTTGGATTGCTTAAAGGAGGATAACATTATAGGGAAAGGAGGTGCTGGGATAGTTTATAAAGGGGTGATGCCGAATGGCGATGAGGTTGCTGTAAAAAGATTACCGGCGATGACCCGAGGGTCCTCCCACGACCACGGGTTCAATGCGGAGATAAAAACCCTAGGGAGGATACGACACCGTCACATTGTTAGGTTATTGGGATTTTGTTCGAACCACGAAACGAATTTGTTGGTGTACGAGTATATGCCAAATGGGAGCTTAGGGGAAGTGCTTCATGGCAAGAAAGGGGGGCATTTGGATTGGGACACAAGGTATAAGATTGCTGTCGAGGCCGCCAAAGGGCTTTGTTATCTTCACCACGATTGCTCCCCGTTGATCCTCCATCGCGATGTGAAATCCAACAACATACTTCTTGACTCTGGTTTTGAAGCGCACGTCGCTGATTTCGGGCTCGCCAAGTTCTTGCAAGATTCGGGTACTTCGGAATGCATGTCTGCTATTGCTGGGTCATACGGATATATAGCACCGG AATATGCCTACACGCTCAAGGTTGATGAGAAGAGCGACGTCTACAGCTTTGGTGTGGTTCTTTTAGAACTTGTAAGCGGCAGAAAGCCGGTGGGAGAGTTTGGGGACGGAGTAGACATAGTACAATGGGTGAGGAAAATGACCGACGGCAACAAGGAAGGAGTGCTGAAAATCCTGGACCCACGACTCCCCACGGTCCCGCTCCACGAGGTGATGCACGTGTTCTATGTTGCGCTGCTCTGTGTCGAAGAACAGGCGGTCGAACGTCCGACAATGCGCGAAGTTGTCCAAATACTAACAGAGCTTCCAAAGCCACCGCAAAACCCAAATGCTGTCATAGAGGCCTCCTCTCCAAATGCAGCACCTAAGGACACAAAAGAGAATCATCAATCACCACCGGCAGATCTTCTTAGTATTTGA
- the LOC131304204 gene encoding leucine-rich repeat receptor-like serine/threonine-protein kinase BAM1 isoform X2 — translation MRHNPENKMRFLLPLLLLLLHHYSAAARTPRTSEAQALLSLKSSITSDPSSFLSSWTPSTDHCSWPGVTCNSRRHVTSINLSNRNITGTLPPTLSHLTSLLNLSLSSNQLTGPIPPSLSLLPSLKHLNLSNNVFNSTFPPQLSNLTSLITLDLYNNNMTGPLPVTISRIATLRHLHLGGNYFEGTIPPEYGSFPSLEYLAVSGNELSGVIPPEIGNLSSLREFYVGYYNNFSGGVPPEIGNLTQLLRFDGANCGLSGEIPPAIGRLQNLDTLFLQVNSLSGSLPTELGYLKSLKSMDLSNNMFVGEIPSSFLMLKNLTLLNLFRNKLHGSVPEFIGDLPALEVLQLWENNFTGSVPKNLGTNQMLQIVDLSSNKLTGFLPPYLCSGNRLQTLIVLGNFLLGPVPESLGECESLSRLRMGENYLNGSIPKGLLSLPKLTQVELQDNLLSGEFPATEWVSVSLGQLSLSNNQLTGVLPATIGNFSGVQKLLLDGNRFSGPIPPQIGRLQQLSKIDFSGNGFSGPIAKEISQCGLLTFVDLSRNQLSGEIPTEITGMRILDYLNLSRNELVGSIPASIASMQSLTSVDFSYNNLSGLVPETGQFSFFNATSFVGNPNLCGPYLGPCKIGIVNSTHQGHVKGSFSASLKLLLVIGLLVCSIAFAIAAILKARSLKKASDARAWKLTAFQRLDFTCDDVLDCLKEDNIIGKGGAGIVYKGVMPNGDEVAVKRLPAMTRGSSHDHGFNAEIKTLGRIRHRHIVRLLGFCSNHETNLLVYEYMPNGSLGEVLHGKKGGHLDWDTRYKIAVEAAKGLCYLHHDCSPLILHRDVKSNNILLDSGFEAHVADFGLAKFLQDSGTSECMSAIAGSYGYIAPGTILNRNFSSSVDRREPFICFRP, via the exons ATGCGACACAACCCAGAAAACAAAATGCGattcctcctccccctcctcctcctcctcctccaccactacTCCGCCGCCGCCAGAACCCCTCGCACCTCCGAAGCCCAAGCCCTCCTCTCCCTAAAATCCTCCATCACCTCCGACCCCTCATCCTTCCTCTCCTCCTGGACCCCCTCCACCGACCACTGCTCCTGGCCCGGAGTCACCTGCAACTCCCGCCGCCACGTCACCTCCATCAACCTCTCCAACCGCAACATCACCGGCACCCTTCCCCCAACCCTCTCCCACCTCACCTCCCTcctcaacctctctctctcctccaaccAGCTCACCGGCCCCATCcccccttccctctctctcctcccttcccTCAAACACCTCAACCTCTCCAACAACGTCTTCAACTCCACCTTCCCCCCACAGCTCTCCAACCTCACCTCCCTCATTACCCTCGACCTCTACAACAACAACATGACCGGGCCCCTCCCTGTAACCATTTCAAGAATCGCCACCCTCCGCCACCTCCACCTCGGCGGGAACTACTTCGAAGGCACCATCCCGCCCGAATACGGTTCCTTCCCGTCGCTGGAATACCTAGCTGTGTCTGGAAACGAATTGTCTGGAGTCATCCCGCCCGAAATCGGAAACCTATCGAGTCTCCGGGAGTTTTATGTAGGGTACTACAACAATTTTTCCGGCGGTGTACCACCGGAGATAGGAAATTTGACACAACTGCTTCGGTTCGACGGGGCCAACTGCGGACTCTCCGGGGAGATTCCCCCGGCGATCGGCAGGCTCCAGAACCTCGACACCCTGTTCCTTCAGGTGAATTCTCTGTCCGGGTCGTTACCGACGGAGCTGGGGTACCTGAAGAGCTTGAAATCTATGGATCTGTCGAATAATATGTTTGTTGGAGAGATACCCAGCTCATTCTTGATGCTGAAGAACCTGACCCTCTTGAATCTTTTCAGAAACAAGCTGCACGGGTCGGTGCCGGAGTTCATCGGGGACTTACCGGCGTTGGAAGTTTTACAGCTTTGGGAGAATAATTTTACCGGGAGTGTTCCGAAGAATCTGGGGACTAATCAGATGCTTCAGATCGTGGACTTGTCGTCGAACAAGTTGACGGGTTTTTTACCGCCGTATCTGTGCTCCGGCAATAGGCTTCAAACGCTGATTGTTTTGGGGAACTTTTTACTGGGCCCGGTGCCGGAGTCGCTGGGGGAGTGTGAGTCGCTGAGTCGACTCAGAATGGGGGAGAATTACCTCAACGGGTCGATACCGAAGGGGCTGCTGAGCCTGCCTAAGTTAACCCAGGTTGAGCTCCAGGATAATCTGCTCTCCGGGGAGTTTCCGGCGACGGAGTGGGTGTCGGTCAGTCTGGGTCAGCTCAGCCTGTCGAACAATCAGCTCACGGGGGTGTTACCGGCGACTATTGGAAACTTTTCGGGTGTTCAGAAGCTGTTGCTGGACGGGAACCGGTTCTCGGGTCCAATCCCGCCGCAAATCGGCCGGTTACAGCAGCTTTCGAAGATTGATTTCAGCGGTAATGGGTTTTCCGGTCCGATCGCGAAGGAAATCAGCCAATGCGGTCTGTTGACGTTCGTCGATCTCAGCCGGAATCAGCTTTCCGGCGAAATCCCGACTGAAATCACAG GTATGCGGATACTCGACTACCTGAATTTGTCCAGAAACGAATTGGTGGGAAGCATTCCTGCTTCCATAGCTTCAATGCAAAGCCTTACTTCAGTTGATTTTTCGTACAACAACCTATCTGGGTTAGTTCCTGAAACTGGTCAATTCAGTTTCTTCAATGCAACTTCTTTTGTCGGCAACCCGAATCTCTGTGGCCCGTATTTGGGTCCTTGTAAAATTGGGATTGTAAATAGTACGCACCAAGGACACGTTAAGGGCTCATTCTCAGCTTCTCTGAAGCTCCTTCTTGTAATTGGGTTACTCGTTTGTTCAATAGCTTTCGCAATTGCTGCGATATTGAAGGCTAGATCTCTAAAGAAAGCGAGCGATGCTAGGGCTTGGAAGCTCACGGCTTTCCAACGCTTGGATTTCACTTGTGATGATGTCTTGGATTGCTTAAAGGAGGATAACATTATAGGGAAAGGAGGTGCTGGGATAGTTTATAAAGGGGTGATGCCGAATGGCGATGAGGTTGCTGTAAAAAGATTACCGGCGATGACCCGAGGGTCCTCCCACGACCACGGGTTCAATGCGGAGATAAAAACCCTAGGGAGGATACGACACCGTCACATTGTTAGGTTATTGGGATTTTGTTCGAACCACGAAACGAATTTGTTGGTGTACGAGTATATGCCAAATGGGAGCTTAGGGGAAGTGCTTCATGGCAAGAAAGGGGGGCATTTGGATTGGGACACAAGGTATAAGATTGCTGTCGAGGCCGCCAAAGGGCTTTGTTATCTTCACCACGATTGCTCCCCGTTGATCCTCCATCGCGATGTGAAATCCAACAACATACTTCTTGACTCTGGTTTTGAAGCGCACGTCGCTGATTTCGGGCTCGCCAAGTTCTTGCAAGATTCGGGTACTTCGGAATGCATGTCTGCTATTGCTGGGTCATACGGATATATAGCACCGGGTACAATTCTGAATCGAAATTTTAGTAGTAGTGTTGACAGGCGTGAACCATTTATCTGTTTTA GGCCGTAG